A single Anaerolineae bacterium DNA region contains:
- a CDS encoding MBL fold metallo-hydrolase: protein MEIQFLGAVRTVTGSMHLLEVNGFRLLLECGLFQGRRQESYERNRQLPFDPSSIDAMVLSHAHIDHSGNIPNLVRLGFGGPIYATPATRDLCSAMLQDSGHIQEENAAYVNKRRARQGLPPVEPIYTVADAVACLPSFVSVGYHRPMHIGPGITLTFYDAGHILGSAFVVLDIEENGRTYRLMFSGDVGRRDLPILRDPETVPGVNYLILESTYGNRRHETPQDAERRLREIVNETYRQGGKVIIPAFAVGRTQELVYHLHRLWEARKIPRLPIFVDSPLAVNVTEIFRLHPECYDEEIREFISSNHRKDPFGFQDLRYIRSVEESKELNFLREPAIIISASGMAEHGRILHHLKNNIEDPRNVVLLVGFQAEHTLGRRLLERQPEVRIFGEPYQLRARVELITGYSAHADYEELTAYVRGMELGRLKQIWLVHGEAEAAQSLADKLRPLGGFTVTVPAPGERAALQ, encoded by the coding sequence GGCGCAGTGCGCACCGTTACCGGCTCCATGCACCTGCTGGAGGTGAACGGCTTCCGGCTCCTGCTGGAATGTGGGCTGTTTCAGGGCCGTCGGCAGGAATCCTACGAGCGCAACCGCCAGCTCCCCTTTGACCCATCTTCCATTGACGCCATGGTGCTCTCGCACGCCCACATTGACCATTCGGGAAATATCCCGAACCTGGTGCGGCTGGGCTTCGGCGGGCCGATCTATGCCACGCCGGCCACACGCGACCTGTGCAGTGCCATGCTCCAGGACAGCGGCCATATCCAGGAGGAGAACGCCGCCTATGTGAACAAGCGGCGCGCCCGCCAGGGCCTGCCGCCGGTGGAGCCGATCTATACCGTCGCCGACGCCGTCGCCTGTCTGCCCTCCTTCGTCAGCGTTGGCTATCACCGCCCCATGCACATTGGCCCGGGCATCACGCTGACCTTTTACGACGCCGGCCATATTCTGGGTTCCGCTTTCGTCGTGCTTGACATTGAGGAAAATGGCCGCACGTATCGGCTGATGTTCAGCGGGGATGTGGGCCGGCGCGACCTGCCCATCCTGCGCGACCCGGAGACCGTGCCGGGGGTGAATTACCTCATCCTGGAGAGCACCTATGGCAACCGCCGGCATGAGACGCCCCAGGATGCCGAACGCCGGCTGAGGGAAATCGTCAATGAAACCTACCGTCAGGGCGGCAAGGTCATCATCCCCGCCTTCGCCGTGGGCCGCACCCAGGAGCTTGTCTATCACCTGCACCGCCTCTGGGAGGCGCGCAAAATCCCCCGTCTGCCGATCTTTGTGGACAGCCCGCTGGCGGTGAATGTCACCGAGATCTTCCGCCTGCATCCCGAATGCTACGATGAGGAAATCCGAGAATTCATTTCTTCCAATCATAGAAAAGACCCCTTTGGCTTCCAAGACCTGCGTTATATTCGCTCCGTGGAGGAGTCGAAGGAGCTGAACTTCCTGCGGGAGCCGGCTATCATCATCAGTGCCTCCGGCATGGCCGAGCACGGCCGCATCCTGCACCATCTCAAGAACAATATCGAGGATCCGCGCAACGTGGTCCTGCTGGTGGGGTTCCAGGCGGAGCACACCCTGGGCCGGCGCCTGCTGGAGCGCCAGCCGGAGGTGCGCATCTTCGGCGAGCCTTACCAACTGCGGGCGCGGGTGGAACTTATCACCGGCTACAGCGCCCATGCGGATTACGAGGAGCTGACCGCATACGTGCGCGGCATGGAGCTGGGCCGGCTGAAGCAGATATGGTTGGTGCACGGCGAGGCAGAGGCCGCCCAGAGCCTGGCGGACAAACTACGCCCCCTGGGCGGATTTACGGTAACGGTGCCGGCGCCCGGCGAAAGGGCGGCGCTCCAGTGA